From the genome of Populus trichocarpa isolate Nisqually-1 chromosome 15, P.trichocarpa_v4.1, whole genome shotgun sequence, one region includes:
- the LOC7481845 gene encoding 3-ketoacyl-CoA synthase 6 codes for MTADSLPIPLSLSMEPLSKANHGPHSLLFKHLLSTLLEVLRLSTLALVISLEAIFILQKWKPIFHFLLLSIFLFIFIIEPYFLSSTPVYLVDFSCFKPPNFCKVPPSSFLENASKIGSFDKESVAFMAKILTSSGLGEETYLPPALHCIPPKSHQQESIKEAEMVLLPIMEDLLSKTKISPQDIDILIVNCSGFCPSPSLSSIIINKFSMRDDVRSFSLSGMGCGAGAIAIDMAQNLLKVHKNSYAVVLSTEILSTGWYPGHERSKLLLNCSFRMGSAAILLTNKNEARKSSKYKLFSSVRTQRSFEDKSYMSAFREEDSEGKIGVTIHSDVFQVFGEVLRFNIKILGAQILPPLEKFWHGVSTIRKRFFEKSREIYVPNFKSVIHHFCLPTSGRPLIREIAKGLKLGENEDEAALMTLHRFGNQSSSSLWYELAYMEAKGMVKKGDKVWVLGMGTGPKCCSLVWECFRPIVDESSKGPWADSIDRYPITP; via the coding sequence ATGACAGCTGACTCTCTCCCCATCCCTCTATCTCTCTCAATGGAACCTCTTTCTAAGGCCAACCACGGCCCTCACTCTCTGCTATTCAAGCATCTCCTCTCAACTCTCTTGGAAGTTCTAAGACTTTCCACTCTTGCACTTGTGATTTCACTAGAAGCAATCTTTATCCTTCAAAAATGGAAACCCATTTTCCATTTCCTCTTGCtttctattttccttttcatttttatcatcgAACCCTACTTCCTAAGTTCCACTCCAGTCTACCTTGTAGACTTCTCATGTTTCAAACCACCAAATTTCTGTAAAGTCCCCCCCTCTTCTTtccttgaaaatgcatcaaagaTTGGGTCTTTTGATAAAGAAAGTGTAGCTTTCATGGCCAAAATCCTCACTTCTTCTGGTCTAGGTGAAGAAACTTATCTCCCTCCAGCCTTACACTGCATTCCGCCAAAATCCCATCAACAAGAATCCATTAAAGAGGCTGAAATGGTTCTGCTTCCCATCATGGAAGACCTCCTCTCCAAAACTAAAATCTCTCCTCAAGATATTGATATACTTATAGTGAACTGTAGTGGCTTCTGTCCTTCACCTTCCCTGTCATCCATAATCATCAACAAGTTCTCCATGAGAGATGATGTAAGAAGTTTTAGCCTTTCTGGTATGGGTTGTGGTGCAGGAGCTATAGCCATTGACATGGCTCAGAACCTCTTGAAGGTTCACAAGAACTCCTATGCCGTTGTTCTTAGCACTGAAATCTTATCTACCGGTTGGTATCCTGGTCATGAGAGATCCAAGCTACTCCTTAACTGTAGCTTTAGAATGGGAAGTGCTGCCATCTTGCttacaaacaaaaatgaagCCAGAAAGTCATCAAAATACAAGCTTTTTTCATCAGTAAGAACCCAAAGATCCTTTGAAGACAAGAGCTACATGTCTGCATTTCGTGAAGAAGATTCTGAAGGAAAAATTGGGGTTACAATCCACAGCGATGTGTTCCAAGTTTTTGGAGAAGTTCTCaggtttaatataaaaattcttGGTGCACAGATCTTGCCTCCTTTGGAAAAATTTTGGCATGGCGTTTCAACAATTAGAAAGAGATTTTTTGAAAAGTCAAGGGAGATTTATGTGCCAAATTTTAAGAGCGTGATACACCATTTTTGCTTGCCAACTTCAGGGAGGCCACTAATTAGAGAGATTGCAAAAGGGTTGAAGCTTGGTGAGAATGAAGATGAGGCTGCTTTGATGACACTCCACAGGTTTGGAAACCAGTCTTCTTCTTCGCTGTGGTATGAGCTGGCTTATATGGAAGCTAAGGGGATGGTCAAGAAAGGTGACAAGGTGTGGGTACTTGGGATGGGAACTGGGCCAAAATGTTGTAGTCTGGTCTGGGAATGTTTTCGGCCCATAGTTGATGAGTCCAGTAAAGGCCCATGGGCTGACTCAATCGATCGATATCCCATCACCCCTTAG
- the LOC7481846 gene encoding subtilisin-like protease SBT1.3, with protein MFGNPVKWLFFILTSYLALNVVVSMNTLLTRKTYIVQMDKSAKPEYFTSHLEWYSSKVQSVLSEPQGEGDADEEDRIIYSYETAFHGVAAKLNEEEAARLEEADGVVAIFPETKYQLHTTRSPMFLRLEPEDSTSVWSEKLADHDVIVGVLDTGIWPESESFNDTGMTAVPVHWKGICETGRAFQKHHCNRKIVGARVFYRGYEAATGKINEQNEYKSPRDQDGHGTHTAATVAGSPVRGANLLGYAYGTARGMAPGARIAAYKVCWAGGCFSSDILSAVDRAVADGVNVLSISLGGGVSSYYRDSLSIAAFGAMEMGVFVSCSAGNGGPSPASLTNVSPWITTVGASSMDRDFPATAMIGTGKTISGVSLYRGQRILSTRKQYPLVYMGSNSSSPDPSSLCLEGTLNPRVVSGKIVICDRGITPRVQKGQVAKEAGAVGMILSNTAANGEELVADCHLLPAVAVGEKEGKLIKTYALTSQNATATLAFLGTRLGIKPSPVVAAFSSRGPNFLTLEILKPDVLAPGVNILAAWTGDLGPSSLPTDHRRVKFNILSGTSMSCPHVSGIAALLKARHPEWSPAAIKSALMTTAYVHDNTHNPLKDASATTPSTPYDHGAGHINPMKALDPGLIYDIEPQDYFDFLCTQKLTPTQLKVFGKYANRSCRHSLANPGDLNYPAISVVFPDDTSIKVLTLHRTVTNVGLPTSKYHAVISPFKGATVKVEPEILNFTMKNQKLSYKIIFTTRTRQTIPEFGGLVWKDGAHKVRSPVVITWLTPLT; from the coding sequence ATGTTTGGAAATCCAGTGAAATGGCTGTTTTTCATTCTAACAAGCTATTTAGCTCTCAATGTTGTCGTTTCAATGAACACCCTATTAACAAGAAAGACTTACATTGTCCAAATGGACAAGTCTGCAAAGCCTGAATACTTCACCAGCCACCTTGAATGGTATTCATCGAAGGTACAGTCAGTATTGTCTGAACCTCAAGGGGAAGGCGATGCTGATGAGGAGGATAGGATAATTTATAGCTACGAGACTGCTTTTCATGGGGTTGCCGCTAAGTTGAATGAAGAAGAAGCTGCAAGGCTAGAGGAAGCAGATGGAGTAGTGGCTATTTTCCCAGAGACTAAATATCAACTGCACACAACAAGAAGCCCCATGTTCCTTCGGCTGGAACCTGAAGACAGCACAAGTGTCTGGTCTGAAAAACTTGCAGACCATGATGTAATAGTGGGAGTGCTGGACACAGGAATTTGGCCAGAGAGTGAAAGCTTCAATGACACAGGCATGACCGCAGTGCCTGTTCACTGGAAAGGGATTTGTGAGACAGGCAGGGCTTTTCAGAAACATCATTGTAATAGAAAAATTGTCGGTGCAAGAGTCTTCTACAGAGGATACGAAGCAGCTACTGGCAAAATCAATGAGCAAAATGAGTATAAATCACCAAGAGATCAAGATGGTCATGGAACTCACACGGCAGCTACTGTTGCTGGCTCTCCAGTTCGTGGAGCAAATCTATTGGGCTATGCTTATGGAACTGCAAGAGGGATGGCACCTGGGGCTAGAATTGCAGCTTACAAGGTTTGCTGGGCTGGTGGATGTTTCAGTTCAGATATTCTGTCTGCAGTTGATAGAGCAGTAGCTGATGGAGTGAATGTCTTATCAATATCTTTGGGTGGTGGGGTTTCGTCTTACTACCGCGACAGTTTGTCCATAGCTGCCTTTGGAGCAATGGAGATGGGTGTTTTTGTTTCATGCTCAGCAGGAAATGGAGGACCTTCCCCTGCCAGCCTCACCAACGTGTCACCATGGATCACCACAGTTGGTGCTAGCTCCATGGACAGAGATTTTCCTGCCACCGCCATGATAGGAACAGGCaaaactatatctggagtttcaCTCTATAGAGGCCAAAGGATTTTGTCTACAAGGAAGCAATATCCTCTAGTTTACATGGGTAGCAACTCTAGTAGCCCTGACCCAAGTTCGTTGTGCCTAGAAGGAACTCTAAATCCTCGTGTTGTTTCCGGAAAGATTGTGATCTGTGACCGCGGTATTACTCCTCGAGTTCAAAAGGGCCAGGTAGCAAAAGAAGCAGGAGCAGTAGGCATGATTCTATCAAACACAGCAGCAAATGGAGAGGAGCTGGTTGCAGATTGTCACCTACTTCCAGCCGTTGCAGTGGGAGAGAAAGAAGGGAAATTGATCAAAACTTATGCTTTAACTAGTCAAAATGCAACCGCAACTCTAGCTTTTCTTGGTACAAGATTGGGAATTAAGCCTTCTCCAGTAGTGGCAGCATTTTCATCCAGAGGACCCAACTTTCTGACTCTTGAGATTCTGAAACCTGATGTTCTTGCACCTGGTGTGAACATACTTGCTGCTTGGACTGGTGATTTAGGTCCATCAAGTTTGCCAACAGATCACAGAAGGGTTAAGTTCAACATTCTCTCTGGAACTTCCATGTCCTGCCCACATGTTAGTGGAATTGCTGCCTTGCTCAAGGCTAGGCACCCAGAATGGAGTCCAGCAGCAATCAAATCAGCACTGATGACAACAGCTTATGTTCATGATAACACACACAATCCACTGAAAGATGCTTCAGCAACCACTCCTTCCACCCCTTATGATCATGGTGCAGGACACATAAACCCCATGAAAGCTCTAGACCCAGGTTTGATTTATGACATTGAACCTCAGGATTACTTTGATTTTCTCTGCACACAGAAGCTTACTCCAACTCAGCTGAAAGTTTTCGGCAAGTACGCAAACAGATCATGTCGACATTCTCTTGCAAATCCAGGGGATTTGAACTATCCAGCTATCTCAGTAGTTTTTCCAGATGATACATCCATTAAAGTTTTGACCCTTCACAGAACCGTAACAAATGTTGGCCTTCCTACTTCAAAATACCATGCAGTAATCTCACCATTCAAAGGAGCAACCGTCAAAGTTGAACCAGAAATCCTGAACTTCACCATGAAAAATCAGAAACTATCTTACAAGATCATCTTCACCACAAGGACTAGGCAAACAATACCCGAGTTTGGAGGTTTGGTATGGAAGGATGGAGCACACAAAGTAAGAAGCCCAGTTGTTATCACTTGGTTGACACCACTTACATAG
- the LOC7481847 gene encoding probable protein phosphatase 2C 75, producing MTEVCRRKSNDNEDDSAAKCRERRRRRIEMRRLAAISTTRGSPQPTYAKGSKEKSQATGEGSSSSTAEGKRIVETVSEIQTVEPVFGSMSVSGRSREMEDAISVRTSFCLPGINRRRPLHLFGVYDGHGGYHVAALCREKMHVLIEEELERVESTCGSGESGEFGAEWEEMWRGVMKRSYERMDEVALSTCACGSEGFQCECRPTQMILGGSTAVVAVLTPEHIIVANCGDSRAVLSRGGRAIPLSVDHKPDRQDELARIEAAGGRVIYLDGARVEGILAMSRAIGDEYLKPFVIPEPEITFTKRESVDDCLLLASDGLWDVLSGDLACKVARQCLREENPPPVNAGPQIKDEGAGALYPSRSMLAAALLTRLALGRRSCDNISVIVVDLKSS from the exons ATGACAGAAGTTTGCCGAAGAAAGTCCAACGACAATGAAGACGATTCGGCGGCGAAATGCAGGGAGCGCCGAAGAAGGAGAATCGAGATGAGGCGTCTCGCCGCTATCTCAACCACTCGTGGTTCTCCTCAGCCGACTTACGCAAAAGGTTCAAAAGAGAAGAGCCAGGCGACGGGGGAGGGGAGCTCGAGTTCAACCGCTGAGGGAAAGCGGATTGTTGAGACTGTGAGTGAAATTCAGACGGTGGAGCCGGTGTTTGGGAGCATGTCAGTGTCAGGGAGGTCACGTGAGATGGAAGATGCGATTTCTGTTCGTACTAGCTTTTGCCTGCCGGGGATTAACCGCCGAAGGCCGTTGCATTTGTTTGGTGTTTATGACGGTCATGGCGGTTATCAC GTGGCAGCGTTATGCAGGGAAAAGATGCACGTGTTAATAGAGGAAGAATTGGAACGCGTGGAATCAACGTGCGGGAGTGGTGAGAGTGGGGAATTTGGGGCGGAATGGGAGGAAATGTGGAGGGGAGTGATGAAGAGAAGCTACGAGAGAATGGATGAGGTGGCACTGAGCACGTGCGCATGTGGGAGTGAGGGTTTCCAATGTGAGTGCCGCCCTACCCAGATGATACTTGGTGGCTCCACAGCGGTGGTGGCTGTGTTAACCCCGGAGCATATAATTGTTGCTAATTGCGGTGACTCACGCGCCGTGCTTTCACGAGGTGGAAGGGCCATTCCCCTTAGTGTTGATCATAAG CCGGATAGGCAAGATGAACTCGCAAGAATTGAAGCTGCTGGAGGTCGAGTGATCTACCTGGATGGAGCTCGAGTTGAAGGCATTCTCGCTATGTCTCGAGCAATAG GGGACGAGTATTTAAAGCCATTTGTGATACCGGAGCCTGAGATTACTTTTACAAAAAGAGAATCAGTAGATGACTGCTTGCTCCTTGCAAGTGATGGCTTATGGGATGTTTTGTCTGGTGACTTGGCTTGTAAGGTAGCTCGGCAGTGCCTCCGAGAAGAAAATCCTCCTCCTGTCAATGCTGGCCCTCAGATCAAAGATGAAGGAGCTGGAGCTCTATATCCATCTCGAAGCATGTTGGCCGCCGCACTTCTTACTCGCCTTGCTTTAGGACGGAGAAGCTGTGATAACATCAGTGTTATTGTTGTTGATCTCAAAAGTAGCTGA